The following proteins are encoded in a genomic region of Leptospira noumeaensis:
- a CDS encoding BrnT family toxin yields MRFEWDQEKEKVNISKHQLTFSKASLVFADPKAIYLPDPDHSVGETREIALGKIENITIAVVIFVDRSNKSEEIIRIISARKATINEEAQYYSEEIN; encoded by the coding sequence ATGCGTTTTGAATGGGATCAAGAAAAAGAAAAAGTCAATATATCAAAACACCAACTCACCTTCTCAAAGGCTTCTTTAGTATTTGCTGACCCAAAAGCCATTTATTTGCCAGATCCAGACCATTCGGTTGGAGAAACTAGAGAAATTGCCCTCGGAAAAATTGAAAATATTACTATTGCAGTCGTAATTTTTGTTGATAGATCAAATAAGAGTGAAGAAATAATAAGAATAATCTCCGCTCGAAAAGCAACTATAAATGAAGAAGCTCAATACTATTCAGAAGAGATAAATTAA